DNA sequence from the Bacillota bacterium genome:
CGCGCTGGAGTTGTCCGTCCTCGATATCTGTCGCCGCTTCCTGCGGCAAAAGCCGTCAGCTTGACCGAATTTGACCGAGCGAGCCTGATCGAGTTGGCCGGGGACAGGGGACTCCTTGACCCCGGCTTTGCCCGGAAGATCCGCGGCATGGCCGGTATGAGGAACGCCATCGTGTACGTGTACCGGATTCTTCACTACCGGGCGATCTACGAGGCTGTCACGCAGAGGCTGGCGACTTGGACAGTTCGCCCGGCAGGTGAAGCGCTACGTTGACGGCGAGGATTCTACGGGCGAGCCACATGCCGATGCCCCGACAGGAGCGCGGCAGGCATGGGCGGGTGAATGAAGCTGGCGGTTCACCGCAGGGTTCCGCCGGGGATGCGGTATCGCTGGGTGGGAGGGATTTCGCGGGCAAGATGGTGGGCAATTCTCACAAGTCCACGGAGAACAGAGATTGGGCGACAGTTAGGGCGAGACCCGGTGACGGCTGGGGTAATGTACCGGGCTGGTCGGGTTGGGAGATGTGGGGGTGCCGGTCATGGTGCTCGACCCCGTGGGCGTGGCGC
Encoded proteins:
- a CDS encoding HepT-like ribonuclease domain-containing protein; amino-acid sequence: MAGRRLNRDRVETYLSRMDEAVARLAALRKRFASDEEFEADVDTRELGGALPAHRAGVVRPRYLSPLPAAKAVSLTEFDRASLIELAGDRGLLDPGFARKIRGMAGMRNAIVYVYRILHYRAIYEAVTQRLATWTVRPAGEALR